One Littorina saxatilis isolate snail1 linkage group LG10, US_GU_Lsax_2.0, whole genome shotgun sequence DNA window includes the following coding sequences:
- the LOC138978787 gene encoding uncharacterized protein (The sequence of the model RefSeq protein was modified relative to this genomic sequence to represent the inferred CDS: added 55 bases not found in genome assembly), translating to MDLCILAVLFFASLQAGFGYKDETYRCPPQVTVNRYVKTHGDSCYQFIPRERTWSGASADCRSRRGHLVTIRERSTQNFIVNSLQSFHWPGNGVWIGASDRQNEMDWRWVTNHRVKDGYDNWASGQPSCHIFCFEDCGLLRLDEGGRWHDYKCSWVEDYSYICEYPLLPKTTTTTTTTTTTTTTTTTTTIPTTTTTTATTKPSTTTLLPNTTVNDTAMLMKMVPDVQVEMIGNTQMSKLEVHQDQTANSTISIIVLVLGLVCGLILGLCIGLFIFRRRSRKEKEEEPSVFFSNPYYGDVRAPLNPPPTSDDFIDSTCCAGSTSYSQAPTPVKRPLCGPPLPKRGENIYNPNPTLKSQAADSYNDITAQKLLYAAGGSNPPEEGAVGNVYDEADLVDHHYDYSTGENFYETVDNVRLAIHQNALNEQQEEEERYVPFQFDSPAPEEEKN from the exons GTTACAAGGATGAGACCTACCGATGCCCCCCTCAGGTGACCGTCAACAGATATGTCAAGACGCATGGGGACTCTTGCTACCAGTTTATTCCACGTGAAAGGACTTGGTCCGGTGCCAGTGCCGATTGCCGCTCCAGAAGGGGCCACCTGGTGACCATTCGCGAAAGATCAACCCAGAATTTCATCGTAAACAGCCTGCAAAGCTTTCACTGGCCGGGCAATGGGGTGTGGATTGGAGCGTCCGACCGCCAAAATGAGATGGACTGGAGATGGGTTACAA ACCATCGGGTAAAGGATGGCTATGATAACTGGGCGTCGGGTCAGCCCAGCTGCCACATCTTCTGCTTTGAGGACTGCGGCCTGCTGCGTTTGGACGAGGGGGGCCGGTGGCACGACTACAAGTGTAGCTGGGTGGAGGACTACTCCTACATCTGTGAATATC CTCTACTCCCAAagacaaccaccaccacaaccacaacaacaactaccaccaccaccaccacaaccaccaccatacccacgacaacaacaacaacagcaacaacaaaaccatcaACAACCACTCTGTTGCCGAACACAACAGTGAATGACACAGCCATGCTGATGAAAATGGTACCCGATGTTCAAGTAGAAATGATCG GCAACACTCAAATGAGCAAGCTGGAAGTTCACCAGGACCAGACAGCAAACAGTACAA TATCCATCATCGTTTTGGTGCTGGGACTGGTCTGTGGGCTGATCCTGGGCCTGTGTATAGGTCTCTTCATCTTTAGACGCAG AAGCAGgaaagagaaggaggaggagccTTCAGTCTTTTTCTCCAATCCTTACTATGGCGACGTTAGGGCGCCCCTCAACCCCCCACCCACATCCGACGACTTCATCGACAGCACCTGCTGCGCTGGAAGCACCAGCTACTCTCAGGCCCCGACCCCTGTAAAGCGACCCCTCTGCGGTCCCCCTCTCCCTAAACGGGGGGAGAACATCTacaaccccaaccccaccctCAAATCCCAGGCGGCGGACAGTTACAACGACATCACGGCGCAGAAGTTGTTGTACGCGGCTGGGGGTTCGAACCCGCCCGAGGAAGGTGCAGTCGGGAACGTGTACGATGAAGCAGACTTGGTGGACCACCACTACGACTACAGCACGGGGGAGAATTTCTACGAAACCGTGGACAACGTTCGTCTGGCCATCCATCAGAACGCGCTCAACGAGCAACAGGAAGAGGAGGAGCGTTATGTTCCCTTTCAGTTTGACTCTCCAGCACCGGAGGAAGAGAAGAATTAA